One genomic window of Lytechinus variegatus isolate NC3 chromosome 1, Lvar_3.0, whole genome shotgun sequence includes the following:
- the LOC121411502 gene encoding poly [ADP-ribose] polymerase tankyrase-2-like → MSAQDVIDAINEGSTVDEIKHLIDEYNIDVDESVGELRLRAIHHSVFKDRLDCVKLFLSHGCDINARDQCGFTPLHIAARYNRADMANELITLGAHIDASDSLGCAPLHHALQKGHYNCSEVLLQHGAEANTFYKTIGYEIHALPGIYSDCLELLLSYGADPDARDTQGFVPLHHATRARNKLYVYILLKNGADPDVLTLTTAPELQGKTPLQLAIFAPCKSIVELLLLYGANPNCKDEHRNTPLHHVAARGHMEIAKLLIDHGAILTARNTLRYHPLHRACGAGATPEMIELLLENGAFVNSTTSLLETPAKCLLSHWQEVNEDINGNGAGGDGADVVMKGRDEQCFQQILRLLDYGARITVSTRQHDAFSIIKWLPSLSRMKLTRYLLLEASVDTRLLNPEDKMQVEYTSAEFQDVFSRATNPLSLRQACRRIIRKELGKRNLPEAVKQLQVPAILQSYLIFRSY, encoded by the coding sequence ATGTCCGCTCAAGATGTTATCGATGCTATCAACGAAGGATCGACAGTTGACGAAATCAAACATTTAATCGACGAGTACAACATCGACGTTGATGAATCGGTGGGCGAGTTACGATTACGCGCAATCCACCATTCTGTATTCAAGGACAGACTCGATTGTGTAAAGTTGTTCCTCAGTCATGGATGTGATATCAATGCTCGAGACCAGTGCGGATTTACCCCTTTACACATCGCTGCAAGGTACAACCGAGCTGACATGGCTAATGAATTGATCACGCTTGGTGCGCACATCGACGCATCGGATTCTCTAGGGTGTGCGCCACTTCACCATGCCTTGCAGAAGGGCCATTACAACTGCTCAGAGGTGCTTCTTCAACACGGAGCAGAAGCGAACACGTTTTATAAGACAATCGGCTATGAGATACATGCTTTGCCTGGCATATATTCAGACTGCTTGGAGCTGTTGCTAAGTTACGGTGCCGATCCCGATGCACGGGACACCCAAGGCTTTGTACCGTTACATCACGCCACGCGAGCTCGGAATAAACTCTACGTGTACATTCTCCTGAAGAACGGTGCAGACCCTGACGTGCTTACCCTCACCACTGCTCCTGAGTTACAAGGGAAAACACCATTGCAGCTGGCCATTTTCGCTCCCTGTAAAAGCATTGTCGAGCTCCTACTTCTTTATGGTGCTAACCCAAACTGTAAAGACGAACATCGCAATACACCTCTTCATCATGTCGCAGCACGTGGTCATATGGAAATAGCCAAATTGCTTATTGATCATGGCGCCATTCTGACTGCACGCAATACGCTTAGATACCACCCACTCCACAGAGCATGCGGGGCGGGAGCCACTCCAGAAATGATCGAACTTCTCCTTGAAAACGGTGCTTTCGTTAACTCTACAACGTCACTGTTAGAAACCCCAGCCAAATGTCTACTATCCCATTGGCAAGAGGTCAATGAAGACATCAACGGCAACGGCGCTGGTGGTGACGGCGCCGACGTTGTAATGAAAGGTAGAGATGAACAATGTTTCCAGCAGATATTGCGTCTTCTAGATTACGGAGCGCGGATTACAGTGAGTACTAGACAGCACGATGCCTTTAGTATCATTAAGTGGTTACCATCTCTTTCGAGAATGAAACTGACTCGTTACTTATTGCTGGAAGCTTCTGTTGACACCAGGCTCCTCAATCCGGAAGACAAGATGCAAGTCGAATACACTTCAGCTGAGTTTCAAGACGTTTTTAGTAGAGCGACCAATCCACTTTCGCTGCGCCAGGCGTGCAGGCGAATCATCCGAAAAGAACTGGGGAAACGAAATCTTCCAGAGGCAGTGAAACAATTGCAGGTGCCGGCTATCCTGCAATCTTATCTAATTTTTCGTTCAtactaa
- the LOC121406415 gene encoding lengsin-like encodes MNNLDDSSLNLSLDDIMKIIQEKDIEFVRFEFGDLHGIARSKIIPSRHFRDKSRKGINIPIAHLGMDCRGRPVDEAKYIIQGDYCDAVWTPDLSTFRVLPWCDNTARVILEPTLKGRTVDLFPRTLARKQVDRLSKMGLSLLTAHEHEFYIVDRQSGQPLTQDFNLRATVRNYTDPLLIRSLLQALPAVGVDAEMMDTEKSPGQVEITYKPAFGIKAADNAYTYKTTIKEVAMQRGYVASFMSKPWAELNGSSAHVCHSLWDMTQQRPLLYSEDQPFGLSKIACHWIAGLLAHAPALSILMAPTVNCLKRFEANSFAPYNATWGLDNRTCALRVKVGGGADTYIENRMGASGSNPYLTIAATIAAGIDGIQRKLVPPQPIENNAYLPGNVPADTAILPATMNEALEAFSKDDVIRSALGDEFMKEFCLLKMHEMKEYTEAKLKQDSKWEYKMYFEYI; translated from the coding sequence ATGAACAACTTAGATGACAGTTCCTTGAATCTCAGTTTAGACGACATCATGAAGATAATCCAAGAAAAAGACATAGAGTTTGTCCGCTTTGAATTTGGTGACCTTCACGGTATTGCAAGGTCAAAGATTATACCATCACGTCACTTCCGAGACAAGTCGCGCAAAGGCATCAATATTCCGATTGCGCACCTGGGCATGGACTGTCGAGGGCGCCCTGTAGATGAGGCGAAGTACATTATCCAAGGAGATTACTGCGATGCAGTTTGGACACCCGACCTATCGACATTTCGAGTTTTGCCATGGTGTGACAATACAGCAAGAGTGATCTTAGAGCCCACTCTGAAAGGAAGAACAGTTGATCTATTTCCTAGAACATTGGCAAGAAAACAGGTAGATCGCCTCTCGAAGATGGGACTGTCCCTGCTAACGGCACATGAGCACGAGTTCTACATCGTTGACAGACAGTCTGGGCAGCCGTTAACCCAAGATTTCAACCTTCGAGCCACGGTGCGCAACTACACGGATCCTCTGTTGATTCGATCTCTTCTACAAGCTCTACCTGCCGTTGGTGTGGATGCGGAGATGATGGATACGGAGAAGAGCCCAGGGCAGGTGGAAATAACATACAAACCAGCATTCGGTATCAAGGCTGCAGACAATGCTTACACCTACAAGACAACTATCAAGGAAGTGGCTATGCAGAGGGGCTATGTGGCTAGCTTCATGAGCAAACCATGGGCCGAACTGAACGGGAGCTCAGCCCATGTCTGTCATTCCTTGTGGGATATGACCCAACAGCGCCCCCTACTTTATTCTGAGGATCAACCGTTCGGCTTGTCAAAGATTGCCTGTCATTGGATAGCTGGGCTGCTGGCACATGCCCCGGCCCTGAGTATCTTAATGGCACCTACCGTGAACTGCCTCAAGAGATTTGAAGCCAACTCCTTTGCACCCTACAATGCCACCTGGGGACTCGACAACAGAACCTGTGCGTTACGTGTCAAGGTCGGAGGTGGCGCCGATACGTACATCGAGAATAGAATGGGTGCCAGTGGCAGCAACCCCTACCTCACTATCGCAGCCACAATCGCTGCTGGGATTGATGGGATCCAACGAAAACTTGTCCCACCTCAACCCATCGAAAACAACGCCTATCTCCCTGGTAATGTTCCCGCCGATACGGCCATCTTGCCTGCTACCATGAACGAAGCTTTAGAGGCGTTTTCTAAGGATGATGTTATAAGATCAGCTCTTGGTGATGAGTTCATGAAGGAGTTCTGTCTACTTAAAATGCACGAAATGAAAGAGTACACCGAGGCAAAACTGAAGCAAGACTCGAAATGGGAGTATAAGATGTATTTCGAATACATCTAA